Below is a window of Mycolicibacterium chitae DNA.
GACGTGCAACCAGCGCAGCAATGCTGCAGCGATCGCCGCCCTGGCCTGTCCATCCGATAATGGGTTGTCCGCTCGGGTGGTCAGGTATCGGTAACGGGAAGCCATTACCGGATTACTGGGCAACGCCCCCCAGACCGCGCGCCACGCTGCCAGGCGTAGCCGAGGCCGACCGCGACCGGAGATCCTGGACCGGCCGGTAGCCGTGCCGCTGCTGTTGTCCCGGGGACAGAGTCCGGCGTGTTTGGCCAGTGCGCGGGGGGTGTCGAAGCGGGTGGGGTCGCCGGTCTCGGCCAGGATCGCTGCCGCGCCTATGGCCGAGACGCCGGGAATGCTGGTGACCAGGGCGGTGAGTTCTAGCTGGTCGAGGATGTCGACCATGCAACCCTCCACCTGAGCCAGTCGGGCCTTAGTCGAGTGCCAATCGGCCAGTACCCACCCCGCACGTTCCAACGCCCCACGACGTTGGGTAATCACCCCGGCCGGATCGGTGAGCGAAGCGAAGACCGCGCCGACGATGCGCCGCCACAGCCGCTGGCCACCCCAACAGGGCAGCTCGCGGCGCACCGCAGCCTGGAACCGCACCAGGCCCAGCCGGGCCAGTCGTGTCGGGTCACCATCACAGCGCTTCAGCACTACCGCCAGCGCGGCACACCAGTTGGTGGAGTCAAACGGCGACCCCGCCGCACCCAACACCGCAGGCCACGCGCACTCCAGCAGATCCCGCAGCTGCTGCACGCACGCAGTCGCCTCGACGATCAGCTGTTCCCGGCGGGCACCGAGCTGACGCAACCGCGCCCAGGTCTCATCGGCACGCTCAGGGGCATAGCAGCGCAACTGTCCGACGAGGCGGGCGATCAACACCGCGTCCTTGTCGTCGCTCTTGTCGCGGGTGTAATCCTCGGCCTCACGGGCCCGCCCCACCAGCAACG
It encodes the following:
- a CDS encoding IS110 family transposase, which gives rise to MSKNADEKDVLLMSLTGLESQNIKEDVMTQGSSLSRGDKRRNARLAQMRGLVPLCNAIVGIDLADEKQAVVVTDHDSQVLARRRVRAKAWNLTPVLAWARHVAREHGYIDVTVGCEPTGHRWRVLDQLAAQQDMALVCVQPLLVGRAREAEDYTRDKSDDKDAVLIARLVGQLRCYAPERADETWARLRQLGARREQLIVEATACVQQLRDLLECAWPAVLGAAGSPFDSTNWCAALAVVLKRCDGDPTRLARLGLVRFQAAVRRELPCWGGQRLWRRIVGAVFASLTDPAGVITQRRGALERAGWVLADWHSTKARLAQVEGCMVDILDQLELTALVTSIPGVSAIGAAAILAETGDPTRFDTPRALAKHAGLCPRDNSSGTATGRSRISGRGRPRLRLAAWRAVWGALPSNPVMASRYRYLTTRADNPLSDGQARAAIAAALLRWLHVITTQRVSWDPVMAGVSEISPAA